In Salinibacterium sp. dk2585, a single window of DNA contains:
- a CDS encoding LLM class flavin-dependent oxidoreductase yields the protein MSAQIELGLDTFGDVMIDAGGRVLSHAESIRNIVEQAVLADGLGIDFIGIGEHHRADFAVSAPEVVLAGIATRTSRIKLGSAVTVLSSDDPVRVFERFSTVDALSNGRAEVIIGRGSFTESFPLFGFDMGDYQQLFEEKIELFSELIKNDAVTWSGTMRSSLTEQHVYPKLERGTLKTWVGVGGSPESVVRAAHFGLPLMLAIIGGDPLRFAPYADLYKRALAQFDRDELPIGAHSPGHVAASDQQAADELFPHFKANRDNIGRERGWPPMTRAEYEQEIAQGALFVGSPETVASKIVRAVRGLGLSRFDLKYANGTMPHAQLMSSIGLYGREVLPRVREMLAAEA from the coding sequence TTGAGCGCGCAGATTGAACTAGGACTCGACACCTTCGGAGATGTCATGATCGACGCGGGTGGCCGTGTGCTGTCGCATGCCGAGAGCATCCGCAATATTGTCGAGCAGGCGGTGCTGGCAGACGGGCTGGGAATCGATTTCATCGGCATTGGCGAGCACCACCGTGCCGACTTCGCCGTGTCTGCTCCGGAAGTCGTGCTCGCGGGCATCGCGACACGCACCTCCCGCATCAAGCTCGGCTCTGCCGTGACGGTGCTCAGTTCCGACGATCCAGTGCGCGTGTTCGAGCGCTTCAGCACGGTTGACGCGCTGTCGAACGGGCGCGCTGAAGTCATCATCGGTCGCGGTTCCTTCACGGAGTCGTTCCCGCTCTTCGGGTTCGACATGGGTGACTACCAGCAGCTCTTCGAGGAGAAGATCGAGCTCTTCAGTGAGCTCATCAAGAACGACGCAGTGACCTGGTCAGGCACCATGCGTTCGTCGCTCACCGAGCAGCACGTCTACCCCAAGCTCGAGCGGGGCACGCTCAAGACGTGGGTGGGCGTCGGCGGCAGCCCCGAGTCGGTCGTGCGCGCCGCCCACTTTGGCCTGCCGCTCATGCTGGCGATCATCGGCGGCGACCCCCTCCGTTTCGCCCCCTACGCTGACCTCTACAAGCGTGCGCTCGCCCAATTCGATAGGGACGAATTGCCGATCGGCGCTCACTCGCCCGGGCATGTCGCTGCGAGCGACCAGCAGGCGGCCGATGAGCTGTTCCCGCACTTCAAGGCGAATCGCGACAATATCGGACGCGAGCGCGGGTGGCCGCCCATGACGCGGGCGGAATACGAGCAGGAGATCGCCCAGGGCGCCCTCTTCGTCGGCTCTCCCGAGACCGTCGCCAGCAAGATCGTGCGTGCCGTGCGAGGACTCGGGCTCTCTCGCTTCGACCTGAAATACGCCAATGGCACCATGCCGCACGCGCAGCTCATGTCGTCCATCGGGCTCTATGGTCGCGAGGTCCTGCCCCGTGTGCGGGAGATGCTCGCCGCGGAAGCGTGA
- a CDS encoding alpha/beta fold hydrolase produces MTAHARRSVATRDGLRLTVHEFGEPDAPPVLALHGFASSAIANWSSTGWVRDLSRAGHRILALDQRGHGESDAPHDPAFYAMDRFARDVSTVVEEYGLSDVMLLGYSLGARVSWLAASDSPRLVRRAVLGGLPSGDPLERFDLAAARDLVRLGRPIDDALTATFMRMASTLPGNDLEALIAVVEGLRSGPQVDIARAPTQALLLATGTEDPLLEQSRSLSEAAPDASFLELPGRHHFNAPTSRDFRHAAIEFLSPNRQDAPPS; encoded by the coding sequence ATGACAGCGCACGCTCGTCGCTCCGTTGCCACGCGCGACGGACTGCGGCTCACCGTGCACGAGTTCGGGGAACCCGACGCTCCCCCGGTGCTCGCGCTGCACGGCTTCGCCTCGAGTGCGATCGCGAACTGGAGCAGCACCGGGTGGGTGCGCGACCTGAGCAGGGCGGGCCACCGCATCCTCGCCCTCGACCAGCGCGGACACGGCGAGAGCGACGCCCCCCACGATCCCGCGTTCTACGCCATGGATCGCTTTGCCCGCGATGTGTCCACCGTCGTCGAGGAGTACGGCCTGTCAGACGTCATGCTCCTCGGATACTCGCTCGGCGCGCGCGTGAGCTGGCTCGCAGCATCCGACTCCCCTCGTCTCGTGCGACGTGCCGTGTTGGGTGGCTTGCCATCGGGCGACCCCCTGGAGCGCTTCGACCTCGCGGCAGCGCGGGACCTCGTCCGCTTGGGCCGGCCAATCGACGACGCGCTCACGGCGACCTTCATGCGCATGGCGTCAACGCTCCCGGGCAACGACCTCGAGGCCCTCATCGCGGTCGTGGAGGGCCTGCGGAGCGGACCCCAGGTCGACATCGCGCGCGCCCCCACCCAAGCGCTCCTCCTCGCGACCGGCACGGAGGATCCCCTCCTCGAGCAGTCCCGATCGCTCAGCGAGGCGGCTCCGGATGCCTCATTCCTCGAGCTTCCCGGCCGCCACCACTTCAACGCCCCCACCTCCCGGGACTTCCGCCACGCGGCCATCGAGTTCCTGTCGCCGAACCGCCAGGATGCGCCGCCGAGCTGA
- a CDS encoding LysM domain-containing protein, giving the protein MHQFGRLAAAALACLTTLSLAACSFTLGPRDKAVAKGTSATPSAPSEPVTAPPRIETPPPGTLLASGVLTDGAGAELSTVTITQVDAHHATTALALDGYEPAIHSLYGSPESPAVGDCLPGGLNLGLGSPGSGDLPFATELGSGDPSFIRTILLIRTPNASETEAAAAAGCLHRVIAVAPLMWHTAEQRTDLHPVDAGSTNGARGTTESADGTVQSYTVAKNDTMSGIAQRFGITGADIRYLNPARISTCGDMACAGEVLNLDRARR; this is encoded by the coding sequence ATGCATCAGTTTGGGCGGCTCGCTGCCGCGGCGCTCGCCTGCCTCACCACCCTGAGCTTGGCGGCGTGCTCCTTCACGCTCGGGCCGCGGGACAAAGCAGTGGCGAAGGGAACTTCGGCAACTCCGAGCGCCCCGTCAGAGCCGGTCACTGCACCGCCGCGGATCGAGACGCCACCGCCCGGCACCCTGCTGGCGAGCGGGGTGCTGACAGATGGCGCGGGTGCGGAGCTCAGCACCGTGACCATCACGCAGGTCGATGCCCACCACGCCACGACAGCGCTCGCGCTGGATGGCTATGAGCCCGCGATCCACTCGCTCTACGGCAGCCCAGAGTCGCCCGCGGTCGGCGACTGTCTTCCGGGAGGCCTGAACCTGGGTCTCGGGAGTCCGGGCTCGGGAGACCTACCGTTCGCAACCGAACTCGGCTCGGGCGACCCGAGCTTCATCAGGACGATACTGCTCATCCGCACGCCGAACGCAAGCGAGACCGAAGCTGCCGCGGCCGCGGGATGCCTCCACCGCGTCATCGCGGTCGCGCCCCTCATGTGGCACACAGCAGAACAGCGGACTGACCTTCACCCCGTCGACGCGGGATCGACGAACGGGGCACGCGGCACCACGGAAAGCGCCGACGGCACCGTCCAGAGCTACACGGTGGCGAAGAACGACACCATGAGCGGGATTGCGCAGCGCTTCGGGATCACGGGTGCCGACATCAGGTATCTCAATCCCGCGCGCATCAGCACGTGCGGCGACATGGCGTGCGCCGGCGAGGTGCTCAACCTCGACCGGGCACGCCGCTAG
- the gatA gene encoding Asp-tRNA(Asn)/Glu-tRNA(Gln) amidotransferase subunit GatA, with the protein MSDLTTLTAAALAEKLSSGEVSSVEATQAHLDRIAAVDGDVHAFLHVSDAAVQTAAAVDARRAAGEKLSPLAGVPVAIKDVLCTIDMPSTAGSKILEGWVPPYDATVVRRLRDADLIPLGKTNMDEFAMGSSTEHSAYGPTRNPWDLERIPGGSGGGSAAAVAAFEAPLALGSDTGGSIRQPGAVTGTVGVKPTYGGVSRYGAIALASSLDQVGPVTRTVLDAALLHDVIGGHDPRDSTSLRDAWPSFAEAARAGAQSRSLAGVRVGVVKELDREGFQPGVHSLFLKALDTMAAAGAEIVEVSAPSFDYAIAAYYLILPAEASSNLAKFDSVRFGMRATLPNGGTVEEVMAATREQGFGDEVKRRIILGTYALSAGYYDAYYGSAQKVRTLIQRDFDAAFTQADVLVSPAAPTTAFKLGEKLNDPLAMYLNDVTTIPANLAGVPGMSLPMGLAEEDGLPTGLQIMAPVREDARLYTVGAALESLFEEQWGHPLLSKAPNLAFGEDFAAQEGAV; encoded by the coding sequence GTGAGCGACCTGACCACCCTCACAGCGGCCGCGCTCGCGGAGAAGCTCTCGAGCGGCGAGGTGTCGAGCGTCGAGGCGACGCAGGCCCACCTCGACCGCATCGCCGCGGTCGACGGCGACGTGCACGCGTTCCTCCACGTGTCGGATGCCGCGGTCCAGACCGCCGCAGCGGTCGACGCGCGGCGCGCGGCGGGCGAGAAGCTGTCGCCGCTTGCGGGAGTACCCGTGGCGATCAAGGACGTGCTCTGCACGATCGACATGCCATCGACCGCCGGGTCGAAGATCCTCGAGGGCTGGGTGCCGCCGTATGACGCGACGGTCGTGCGTCGGCTGCGCGACGCCGACCTGATTCCCCTCGGCAAGACCAACATGGATGAGTTCGCGATGGGCTCGTCGACCGAGCACTCGGCCTACGGCCCGACGCGCAATCCCTGGGACCTCGAGCGCATCCCGGGCGGCTCGGGCGGCGGTTCGGCCGCGGCAGTCGCGGCCTTTGAGGCGCCCCTCGCGCTCGGTTCCGACACGGGTGGCTCGATCCGCCAGCCCGGGGCCGTGACCGGCACGGTGGGTGTCAAGCCGACCTACGGCGGCGTCTCACGCTACGGTGCGATCGCCCTCGCGTCGTCGCTCGACCAGGTGGGCCCCGTCACGCGCACGGTGCTCGACGCGGCCCTGCTGCACGACGTCATCGGAGGGCATGACCCGCGCGACTCGACGTCGCTGCGCGACGCATGGCCGAGCTTCGCCGAGGCGGCTCGCGCCGGTGCCCAGTCGCGTTCGCTCGCCGGCGTGCGTGTCGGCGTCGTCAAGGAGCTCGACCGCGAGGGCTTCCAGCCGGGTGTCCACTCGCTGTTCCTCAAGGCGCTCGACACGATGGCCGCCGCCGGCGCCGAGATCGTCGAGGTCTCGGCTCCGAGCTTCGACTACGCAATCGCGGCCTACTACCTGATCCTCCCCGCTGAGGCCTCGAGCAACCTCGCCAAGTTCGACTCCGTGCGCTTCGGCATGCGTGCCACGCTGCCGAACGGCGGCACGGTCGAGGAGGTCATGGCGGCAACGCGCGAGCAGGGCTTCGGCGATGAGGTCAAGCGCCGCATCATCCTGGGCACCTATGCGCTCAGCGCGGGCTACTACGACGCCTACTACGGCAGCGCGCAGAAGGTGCGCACGCTCATCCAGCGCGACTTCGACGCAGCCTTCACGCAGGCCGACGTGCTCGTCTCGCCCGCGGCGCCCACGACGGCGTTCAAGCTCGGTGAGAAGCTCAACGACCCGCTCGCGATGTACCTCAACGACGTCACGACGATTCCTGCCAACCTCGCTGGCGTGCCCGGCATGAGCCTGCCGATGGGCCTCGCCGAGGAAGACGGGCTCCCCACGGGCCTGCAGATCATGGCCCCTGTCCGAGAGGACGCCCGTCTGTACACGGTCGGCGCGGCACTCGAGTCGCTCTTTGAGGAGCAGTGGGGACATCCGCTGCTCAGTAAGGCACCAAATCTCGCCTTCGGCGAGGACTTCGCGGCTCAGGAGGGAGCGGTCTGA
- a CDS encoding metallophosphoesterase, producing the protein MTTLLLIADTHVPKRALRIPEQVWRAVDDADVVIHAGDWVEASVLDELEARATRLVGVWGNNDGAELRHRLPEVAHETIEGIRFSVVHETGAAQGREKRCDAAFPDTDVLVFGHSHIPWDTTTPRGMRLLNPGSPTDRRRQPQCTMMTTVVHDGDVHDVELVTVDRG; encoded by the coding sequence ATGACGACGCTTCTCCTGATCGCCGATACGCACGTGCCGAAGCGCGCGCTGCGCATTCCGGAGCAGGTGTGGCGCGCAGTGGATGACGCCGACGTCGTGATCCACGCGGGCGACTGGGTCGAGGCATCCGTGCTCGACGAGCTGGAGGCCCGCGCGACACGCCTTGTCGGGGTGTGGGGCAACAATGATGGCGCGGAACTCAGGCATCGACTGCCCGAGGTTGCCCACGAGACGATCGAAGGCATCCGTTTCTCGGTCGTGCACGAGACGGGCGCCGCGCAGGGTCGCGAGAAGCGCTGCGACGCAGCGTTCCCCGACACCGACGTGCTCGTCTTCGGGCACAGCCACATCCCGTGGGACACGACGACACCGCGGGGCATGCGCCTACTCAACCCCGGTTCGCCAACCGACCGGCGGCGGCAGCCGCAATGCACCATGATGACCACGGTCGTCCACGACGGTGACGTCCACGACGTCGAGTTGGTGACCGTCGACCGCGGCTGA
- the gatB gene encoding Asp-tRNA(Asn)/Glu-tRNA(Gln) amidotransferase subunit GatB has translation MAKAELMDFDKALELFEPVLGFEVHVELNTTTKMFSDAPNPAAADGGTGEPNTMITPVDLGLPGSLPVVNEQAVKYSISLGLALGCEIAPSSRFARKNYFYPDLAKNYQISQYDEPIAFEGSVEVELADGTRFEVPIERAHMEEDAGKLTHVGGATGRIQGAEYSLVDYNRAGVPLVEIVTKTIFGAEHRAPELAKAYVATIRDIVIGLGISEARMERGNLRCDANVSLRPRTAPGEEPAPLGTRTETKNVNSLRSVERAIRYEIQRQAAILAKGGTIIQETRHWHEDTGVTSAGRPKSDADDYRYFPEPDLVPVEPSRELIEELRAALPEPPAVRRRRLKEAWGFTDLEFQDVVNSGLLNEVEATTAAGASAHAARKWWTGEIARIANERGVDAATLVSPMQVSELVAMVEDGELTDRLARQVLEGVIAGEGSPQDVVKARGLAVVSDDGALIAAIDEALASQPDVLEKIRDGKVQAAGAIIGAVMKAMKGQADAARVRELVLERAAQ, from the coding sequence ATGGCCAAGGCAGAACTGATGGACTTCGACAAGGCCCTCGAGCTCTTCGAGCCCGTACTGGGTTTCGAGGTGCACGTCGAACTCAACACCACGACGAAGATGTTCTCGGATGCCCCCAACCCGGCAGCGGCGGACGGCGGCACGGGCGAGCCCAACACCATGATCACGCCCGTCGACCTCGGGCTGCCCGGGTCGCTGCCCGTGGTCAACGAGCAGGCCGTCAAGTACTCGATCAGCCTGGGCCTCGCGCTCGGTTGCGAGATCGCGCCGTCGTCGCGCTTCGCCCGGAAGAACTACTTCTACCCGGACCTCGCGAAGAACTACCAGATCAGCCAGTACGACGAGCCCATCGCGTTCGAGGGTTCCGTCGAGGTGGAGCTTGCCGACGGCACACGCTTCGAGGTGCCGATCGAACGCGCCCACATGGAGGAGGACGCCGGCAAGCTGACGCACGTCGGTGGCGCTACCGGTCGCATCCAGGGCGCCGAGTACTCGCTCGTCGACTACAACCGCGCGGGTGTGCCGCTCGTGGAGATCGTCACGAAGACGATCTTCGGCGCGGAGCACCGTGCCCCCGAGCTCGCCAAGGCCTACGTCGCGACCATTCGCGACATCGTCATCGGCCTCGGCATCTCTGAGGCGCGCATGGAGCGCGGCAACCTTCGCTGTGACGCCAACGTCTCGCTGCGTCCGCGCACGGCACCCGGTGAAGAGCCGGCGCCCCTCGGCACCCGCACTGAGACGAAGAACGTCAACAGCCTCCGCAGCGTCGAGCGGGCGATTCGCTACGAGATCCAGCGGCAGGCGGCCATCCTGGCGAAGGGTGGCACGATCATCCAGGAGACTCGCCACTGGCACGAGGACACGGGCGTGACCTCTGCGGGGCGTCCGAAGAGCGACGCCGACGACTATCGCTACTTCCCTGAGCCCGACCTTGTGCCGGTCGAGCCGTCGCGGGAGCTGATCGAGGAACTGCGAGCAGCCCTTCCTGAGCCGCCGGCCGTGCGTCGCCGTCGCCTCAAGGAGGCCTGGGGCTTCACCGACCTGGAGTTCCAGGATGTCGTGAACTCGGGCCTGCTCAACGAGGTCGAGGCCACGACGGCGGCCGGGGCATCCGCCCACGCCGCCCGCAAGTGGTGGACGGGCGAGATCGCGCGCATCGCGAACGAGCGTGGCGTCGACGCGGCAACGCTTGTCTCGCCCATGCAGGTCTCCGAGCTCGTCGCGATGGTGGAGGACGGCGAACTGACCGACCGCCTCGCGCGCCAGGTGCTCGAAGGCGTCATCGCGGGGGAGGGCTCGCCTCAGGACGTCGTCAAGGCGCGCGGTCTTGCCGTCGTCTCTGATGACGGCGCACTGATCGCCGCGATCGATGAGGCACTCGCCTCGCAGCCCGACGTGCTCGAGAAGATCCGCGACGGCAAGGTGCAGGCCGCCGGCGCGATCATCGGTGCCGTCATGAAGGCCATGAAGGGCCAGGCGGATGCCGCGCGGGTGCGTGAACTCGTGTTGGAGCGCGCTGCCCAGTAG
- a CDS encoding NAD(P)H-hydrate epimerase has protein sequence MHAYLASQVRDAEAPFLAAGAPLMARAAAALSEEVARLLPPQATVLLLVGAGNNGGDALFAGAELARAGHRVHIVPTAARLHEEGLSAALDAGATVEGAAAADRLARSCDALVDGIVGTGSAGDPALRGAARAVVESVLPVTREPKHPLVVAVDLPSGVDPDDGSVPAPAVLPADITVTFGVMKAGLLRPPARAYAGRIIVVDIGIGAELAKMEPAAHYDLEEAETA, from the coding sequence ATGCACGCCTACCTCGCCTCCCAGGTGCGTGATGCCGAGGCTCCCTTCCTCGCGGCCGGCGCCCCGCTCATGGCGCGGGCTGCCGCCGCCCTCTCCGAAGAGGTGGCGAGGCTGTTGCCGCCGCAGGCAACAGTCCTGCTGCTCGTCGGCGCCGGAAACAACGGTGGCGACGCGCTCTTTGCAGGCGCGGAGCTCGCCCGCGCCGGCCACCGCGTGCACATCGTGCCCACCGCAGCGCGGCTCCATGAGGAGGGCCTCAGCGCGGCCCTCGACGCAGGCGCAACGGTCGAGGGCGCGGCTGCCGCGGATCGCCTCGCCCGCTCCTGTGACGCGCTCGTCGATGGGATCGTGGGCACCGGTTCAGCGGGAGACCCCGCCCTGCGGGGCGCAGCCCGCGCCGTCGTGGAGTCGGTGTTGCCGGTCACGCGCGAGCCGAAGCATCCGCTCGTCGTCGCCGTCGACCTGCCGAGCGGCGTCGACCCCGACGACGGCTCCGTGCCAGCACCCGCCGTGCTGCCCGCCGACATCACGGTCACCTTCGGCGTCATGAAGGCCGGGCTGCTGCGGCCACCCGCGCGCGCGTACGCGGGCCGCATCATCGTGGTCGATATCGGCATCGGCGCGGAACTCGCGAAGATGGAGCCGGCGGCGCACTACGACCTCGAGGAGGCGGAGACGGCATGA
- the gatC gene encoding Asp-tRNA(Asn)/Glu-tRNA(Gln) amidotransferase subunit GatC, producing the protein MSQNSTGRPAPHEQITPEQVAHLANLARIALTPEEIDKLTGELGAIVDSIAKVSEIATPDVPATSHPIPLSNVFRDDVVGETLTTEQALAGAPEHDGTRFAVSAILGEEQ; encoded by the coding sequence ATGTCCCAGAACTCGACAGGGCGCCCCGCGCCGCACGAGCAGATCACGCCGGAACAGGTTGCGCACCTCGCCAACCTCGCGCGAATCGCCCTCACTCCCGAGGAGATCGACAAGTTGACCGGTGAACTCGGTGCCATCGTCGATTCGATCGCGAAGGTCTCCGAGATCGCAACGCCCGACGTCCCGGCAACCTCGCACCCGATCCCGCTGTCGAACGTCTTCCGCGACGACGTCGTGGGGGAGACGCTGACGACCGAGCAGGCGCTTGCGGGCGCGCCCGAGCACGATGGCACGCGCTTCGCCGTCTCCGCGATCCTGGGAGAAGAACAGTGA
- a CDS encoding VOC family protein, which produces MLTIGSVVWGVRDIPAAVEFWCTALDYQTREQPEVDWATLIPRNGVGVPISLMQVTSDARTHRRHHLDLYAADQQAEVARLLTLGAHEVHDWEYEDDADYVVLEDPDGNRFCIVAKG; this is translated from the coding sequence ATGCTGACGATCGGGTCCGTCGTGTGGGGAGTCCGCGACATCCCCGCTGCCGTCGAGTTCTGGTGCACCGCGCTCGACTACCAGACGCGCGAGCAGCCAGAGGTGGACTGGGCCACCCTCATCCCCCGCAATGGCGTCGGCGTGCCAATCTCGCTCATGCAGGTGACATCGGATGCCCGCACGCACCGTCGCCATCACCTCGACCTCTACGCAGCCGACCAGCAGGCTGAAGTAGCACGGCTGCTCACCCTGGGCGCGCACGAGGTGCACGACTGGGAGTACGAGGACGACGCCGACTACGTCGTGCTCGAAGACCCAGACGGCAATCGCTTCTGCATCGTGGCCAAGGGCTAG
- a CDS encoding NYN domain-containing protein, with translation MPETTEGRVAVYIDFDNIVISRYDQIHGRGHFNKEQIRSITADSVRDDRDLAARLERATVDIGAVLDYASSFGSIVISRAYADWSIEVNASYKGQLMERAVDLVQLFPAVKSMKNGADIRLAVDVVEDLFRLPDLTHVVIVAGDSDYIPLAQRAARLGRYVVGIGVAGSTSKFLAAACDEFADYDALPGISDDEPAEVEAPEPEPKTTDATAPADASGNGRARRRANPKAASDSTTPSAPSKRAKQAAQQAASALLIRALRLGHAKDDADWLVSSSVKNQMLRMDPSFQESALGYKSFTEFLTSRGNIVEVKQDGQMRLLRLRGKDEAE, from the coding sequence ATGCCTGAAACGACAGAGGGACGCGTCGCCGTCTACATCGACTTCGACAACATCGTCATCAGCCGTTACGACCAGATCCACGGGCGGGGGCACTTCAACAAGGAGCAGATCCGCAGCATTACGGCCGACAGCGTGCGCGACGACCGGGATCTCGCAGCACGACTCGAGCGCGCGACCGTCGACATCGGTGCGGTGCTCGACTACGCGTCCTCCTTCGGGTCGATCGTCATCAGCCGCGCCTACGCGGACTGGTCGATCGAGGTGAATGCCAGCTACAAGGGGCAGTTGATGGAGCGCGCCGTCGACCTCGTGCAATTGTTTCCCGCCGTCAAGTCGATGAAGAACGGTGCTGACATCCGACTCGCGGTCGACGTCGTCGAAGACCTGTTCCGACTTCCCGACCTCACCCATGTCGTGATCGTGGCGGGCGACAGCGACTACATCCCCCTCGCCCAGCGCGCGGCACGACTGGGCCGCTACGTCGTGGGAATCGGCGTCGCCGGTTCGACGAGCAAGTTCCTTGCGGCGGCCTGCGACGAGTTCGCTGACTACGACGCGCTCCCAGGCATCAGCGATGATGAGCCAGCCGAGGTGGAGGCACCCGAGCCGGAACCGAAGACGACGGATGCGACGGCCCCGGCCGATGCGTCCGGCAACGGTCGCGCTCGCCGGCGCGCCAACCCGAAGGCCGCCTCGGACAGCACGACCCCGTCTGCCCCCAGCAAGCGCGCGAAGCAGGCGGCGCAGCAGGCGGCATCCGCTCTCCTGATCCGCGCGCTGCGGCTTGGCCACGCGAAGGACGATGCCGATTGGCTCGTGAGCTCCTCGGTGAAGAACCAGATGCTGCGGATGGACCCCTCATTCCAGGAGTCCGCGCTGGGCTACAAGAGCTTCACCGAGTTCCTGACTTCGCGCGGGAACATCGTGGAGGTGAAGCAGGACGGCCAGATGCGCCTGCTTCGGCTCCGGGGTAAAGACGAGGCCGAATAA
- a CDS encoding SatD family protein, with translation MELPERAIAVIADVSRSRSHPDRRALQDTVETAFARASQELESIEPLHATIGDEFQAIHRDLAGALRLTLLARLALPEGVDCRFGLGHGELRRIGEGAAGTLQDGSAWWSARDAVSEAREREYSRQPFLRTWYRSATDAPLDATAPASESIVNAYLMTRDHLVTSMSARERRLLLGQLLGRTQTELADDEGITQSAVSQNLRRSGAAAVLAGETLVAGGRP, from the coding sequence ATGGAGCTTCCCGAACGAGCCATCGCCGTGATCGCGGACGTCTCGCGTTCACGCAGCCACCCCGACCGGCGGGCGCTTCAAGACACTGTCGAGACCGCATTCGCCCGCGCCTCTCAGGAGCTCGAGTCGATCGAGCCCCTCCATGCGACCATCGGCGATGAATTCCAGGCCATCCACCGCGACCTCGCGGGGGCCCTGCGACTGACCCTGCTCGCTCGCCTGGCGCTTCCGGAGGGAGTCGACTGTCGCTTCGGACTCGGCCATGGCGAGCTCCGCAGGATCGGCGAGGGCGCCGCCGGCACGCTCCAGGACGGCTCCGCCTGGTGGTCGGCCCGCGACGCCGTCTCCGAGGCGCGCGAACGCGAGTACTCGCGACAGCCCTTCCTGCGTACCTGGTATCGAAGCGCCACGGATGCCCCGCTCGATGCGACCGCGCCAGCGTCAGAATCCATCGTCAACGCATACCTCATGACCCGGGACCACCTCGTCACATCGATGTCCGCCAGGGAACGGCGCCTGCTGTTGGGGCAACTCCTGGGACGAACCCAGACGGAACTCGCCGACGACGAGGGCATCACACAGTCGGCCGTATCGCAGAATCTCCGCCGCAGTGGCGCGGCCGCGGTGCTCGCCGGTGAGACGCTTGTCGCAGGAGGTCGCCCGTGA
- a CDS encoding serine/threonine-protein kinase, translating to MSHDAAHDSAVLLGGRYRLGPALGAGGMASVYRSRDMLLGREVAIKVYRSAALDQAEIDRQEAEIRTIAGLNHPGLVTVLDAGVYLPHPDTPTIFLVMELLSGGSLHERLLRGRLESLEAALLGYDIASALNYLAERNVVHRDIKPGNILLVTYARTDTRIHAKLIDFGIAKSDGRPEITTPGTATGTAQYLSPEQASGEEVGPPSDVYSLGLVLLECITGARAFPGDSIPSAVARLMRDPEVPKDLPEEWRTLLGAMTARKPEDRPALSDVVLDLRTIAVGELARAHDPAHDPSDAAEPADTNGPDVASS from the coding sequence ATGAGTCACGACGCTGCCCACGACAGCGCCGTACTGTTGGGCGGTCGCTATCGCCTCGGTCCCGCGCTCGGCGCCGGCGGGATGGCCTCGGTGTATCGCTCGCGAGACATGCTGCTGGGTCGTGAGGTCGCGATCAAGGTCTATCGCTCGGCCGCACTCGACCAGGCCGAGATCGACCGACAGGAGGCCGAGATCCGCACGATCGCGGGACTCAACCACCCGGGCCTCGTGACCGTACTCGACGCCGGCGTCTACCTGCCGCACCCCGACACGCCCACGATCTTCCTCGTGATGGAACTCCTGAGCGGCGGCAGCCTGCACGAGCGCTTGCTCCGCGGAAGGCTCGAGTCGCTCGAGGCCGCGCTCCTTGGCTATGACATCGCGAGCGCCCTCAACTACCTTGCCGAGCGCAACGTCGTGCATCGCGACATCAAGCCCGGCAACATCCTGCTCGTGACCTACGCGCGCACCGACACGCGCATCCACGCCAAGCTCATCGACTTCGGGATCGCAAAGAGTGACGGTCGGCCCGAGATCACGACGCCGGGCACCGCAACGGGCACCGCACAGTACCTGAGCCCCGAGCAGGCCAGCGGCGAGGAAGTCGGGCCGCCGAGCGACGTGTACTCACTCGGACTCGTGCTGCTGGAGTGCATCACGGGCGCTCGTGCCTTTCCCGGGGACTCGATCCCCTCCGCGGTCGCGCGCCTCATGCGGGACCCCGAGGTGCCGAAGGACCTGCCAGAGGAGTGGCGCACCCTGCTGGGCGCCATGACGGCACGGAAGCCAGAGGATCGACCGGCGCTCAGCGATGTTGTCCTGGACCTCCGCACCATCGCGGTCGGCGAACTCGCTCGCGCGCACGATCCGGCTCATGATCCCTCGGATGCCGCGGAGCCGGCGGACACGAACGGCCCCGACGTGGCGTCTTCATGA